Proteins from a single region of Thunnus maccoyii chromosome 23, fThuMac1.1, whole genome shotgun sequence:
- the LOC121891004 gene encoding ecto-ADP-ribosyltransferase 4-like isoform X2 — protein MAVPCTIIMAATVLTALMPPIYCLEETREPSRDPRRHGENMETPRRDLPIVNSSSIRLSMVFNAVDDMYKGCDKKMKKKVEKKYFKKENEGKFEEAWKKAEKCSKKQKDREDKALTKNHMRAICAYTSGYKNNKNDKKLYDEFNEAVRTNRTIYDSSFKFHFLHYWLTTAIQILNRNQKNQGCQTTYRKTNVAFTGKVNHIIRFGAFASSSKKKDLDDFGSKTCFKIKTCSGAYLKHYPTLEKDEEEVLIPPYETFKITNIIEGRGKFPDLKDCEKVFVLKSAGDKSNLNCKLASK, from the exons ATGGCAGTGCCCTGCACAATCATCATGGCTGCTACAGTACTTACAGCCCTTATGCCACCCATCTATTGTTTG GAGGAAACCAGAGAACCCAGCAGAGACCCACGCAGACACGGGGAGAACATGGAAACTCCACGCAGGGACCTGCCCATTGTG AACTCCAGCTCTATTCGACTGAGCATGgtttttaatgctgttgatGACATGTACAAAGGCTGCGacaagaagatgaagaagaaagttgagaaaaaatatttcaaaaaagaGAATGAGGGTAAATTTGAAGAAGCctggaaaaaagcagaaaaatgttcaaagaaacagaaagaccGAGAGGATAAGGCTCTCACCAAAAACCACATGCGGGCAATCTGTGCTTATACATCTGgctacaaaaataataaaaatgataaaaaacttTATGATGAATTCAATGAAGCAGTCCGGACCAATAGGACCATCTATGACAGCTCCTTCAAATTccattttttacattactgGCTGACTACTGCCATACAAATCCTGAATAGAAACCAAAAAAACCAAGGCTGTCAGACTACTTATAGAAAAACCAATGTTGCATTCACTGGCAAAGTTAACCACATCATTCGGTTTGGTGCGTTTGCCTCcagctctaaaaaaaaagaccttgaTGACTTTGGTAGCAAGACCTGCTTTAAAATTAAGACCTGTTCAGGAGCTTACCTGAAGCATTATCCAACCCTTGAAAAAGATGAGGAAGAGGTGCTTATCCCCCCCTATGAAACATTCAAGATAACCAACATTATTGAAGGTCGGGGTAAATTTCCAGATCTGAAGGATTGTGAGAAGGTCTTTGTTTTGAAGAGTGCAGGAGATAAAAGTAACCTAAACTGCAAACTTGCATCCAAATGA
- the LOC121891004 gene encoding ecto-ADP-ribosyltransferase 4-like isoform X3: MAVPCTIIMAATVLTALMPPIYCLEETREPSRDPRRHGENMQTPRRDLPIVNSSSIRLSMVFNAVDDMYKGCDKKMKKKVEKKYFKKENEGKFEEAWKKAEKCSKKQKDREDKALTKNHMRAICAYTSGYKNNKNDKKLYDEFNEAVRTNRTIYDSSFKFHFLHYWLTTAIQILNRNQKNQGCQTTYRKTNVAFTGKVNHIIRFGAFASSSKKKDLDDFGSKTCFKIKTCSGAYLKHYPTLEKDEEEVLIPPYETFKITNIIEGRGKFPDLKDCEKVFVLKSAGDKSNLNCKLASK, encoded by the exons ATGGCAGTGCCCTGCACAATCATCATGGCTGCTACAGTACTTACAGCCCTTATGCCACCCATCTATTGTTTG GAGGAAACCAGAGAACCCAGCAGAGACCCACGTAGACACggagagaacatgcaaactccacgCAGGGACCTGCCCATTGTG AACTCCAGCTCTATTCGACTGAGCATGgtttttaatgctgttgatGACATGTACAAAGGCTGCGacaagaagatgaagaagaaagttgagaaaaaatatttcaaaaaagaGAATGAGGGTAAATTTGAAGAAGCctggaaaaaagcagaaaaatgttcaaagaaacagaaagaccGAGAGGATAAGGCTCTCACCAAAAACCACATGCGGGCAATCTGTGCTTATACATCTGgctacaaaaataataaaaatgataaaaaacttTATGATGAATTCAATGAAGCAGTCCGGACCAATAGGACCATCTATGACAGCTCCTTCAAATTccattttttacattactgGCTGACTACTGCCATACAAATCCTGAATAGAAACCAAAAAAACCAAGGCTGTCAGACTACTTATAGAAAAACCAATGTTGCATTCACTGGCAAAGTTAACCACATCATTCGGTTTGGTGCGTTTGCCTCcagctctaaaaaaaaagaccttgaTGACTTTGGTAGCAAGACCTGCTTTAAAATTAAGACCTGTTCAGGAGCTTACCTGAAGCATTATCCAACCCTTGAAAAAGATGAGGAAGAGGTGCTTATCCCCCCCTATGAAACATTCAAGATAACCAACATTATTGAAGGTCGGGGTAAATTTCCAGATCTGAAGGATTGTGAGAAGGTCTTTGTTTTGAAGAGTGCAGGAGATAAAAGTAACCTAAACTGCAAACTTGCATCCAAATGA
- the LOC121891004 gene encoding ecto-ADP-ribosyltransferase 4-like isoform X1: MAVPCTIIMAATVLTALMPPIYCLEETREPSRDPRRHGENMETPRRDLPIVEETREPSRDPRRHGENMQTPRRDLPIVNSSSIRLSMVFNAVDDMYKGCDKKMKKKVEKKYFKKENEGKFEEAWKKAEKCSKKQKDREDKALTKNHMRAICAYTSGYKNNKNDKKLYDEFNEAVRTNRTIYDSSFKFHFLHYWLTTAIQILNRNQKNQGCQTTYRKTNVAFTGKVNHIIRFGAFASSSKKKDLDDFGSKTCFKIKTCSGAYLKHYPTLEKDEEEVLIPPYETFKITNIIEGRGKFPDLKDCEKVFVLKSAGDKSNLNCKLASK; the protein is encoded by the exons ATGGCAGTGCCCTGCACAATCATCATGGCTGCTACAGTACTTACAGCCCTTATGCCACCCATCTATTGTTTG GAGGAAACCAGAGAACCCAGCAGAGACCCACGCAGACACGGGGAGAACATGGAAACTCCACGCAGGGACCTGCCCATTGTG GAGGAAACCAGAGAACCCAGCAGAGACCCACGTAGACACggagagaacatgcaaactccacgCAGGGACCTGCCCATTGTG AACTCCAGCTCTATTCGACTGAGCATGgtttttaatgctgttgatGACATGTACAAAGGCTGCGacaagaagatgaagaagaaagttgagaaaaaatatttcaaaaaagaGAATGAGGGTAAATTTGAAGAAGCctggaaaaaagcagaaaaatgttcaaagaaacagaaagaccGAGAGGATAAGGCTCTCACCAAAAACCACATGCGGGCAATCTGTGCTTATACATCTGgctacaaaaataataaaaatgataaaaaacttTATGATGAATTCAATGAAGCAGTCCGGACCAATAGGACCATCTATGACAGCTCCTTCAAATTccattttttacattactgGCTGACTACTGCCATACAAATCCTGAATAGAAACCAAAAAAACCAAGGCTGTCAGACTACTTATAGAAAAACCAATGTTGCATTCACTGGCAAAGTTAACCACATCATTCGGTTTGGTGCGTTTGCCTCcagctctaaaaaaaaagaccttgaTGACTTTGGTAGCAAGACCTGCTTTAAAATTAAGACCTGTTCAGGAGCTTACCTGAAGCATTATCCAACCCTTGAAAAAGATGAGGAAGAGGTGCTTATCCCCCCCTATGAAACATTCAAGATAACCAACATTATTGAAGGTCGGGGTAAATTTCCAGATCTGAAGGATTGTGAGAAGGTCTTTGTTTTGAAGAGTGCAGGAGATAAAAGTAACCTAAACTGCAAACTTGCATCCAAATGA